A genome region from Meriones unguiculatus strain TT.TT164.6M chromosome 19, Bangor_MerUng_6.1, whole genome shotgun sequence includes the following:
- the Id4 gene encoding DNA-binding protein inhibitor ID-4 yields MKAVSPVRPSGRKAPSGCGGGGGGELALRCLAEHGHSLGGSAAAVAAAAAARCKAAEAAADEPALCLQCDMNDCYSRLRRLVPTIPPNKKVSKVEILQHVIDYILDLQLALESHPALLRQTPPPPPPLQPQPPPPPATPLHPAGTRPGAPARTPLTALNTDPAGAVNKQGDSILCR; encoded by the exons ATGAAGGCGGTGAGCCCGGTGCGCCCCTCGGGCCGCAAGGCGCCGTcgggctgcggcggcggcggcggcggggagcTGGCGCTGCGCTGCCTGGCGGAGCACGGCCACAGCCTGGGCGGCTCGGCGGccgcggtggcggcggcggcggcggcgcgctGCAAGGCGGCCGAGGCGGCGGCCGACGAGCCGGCGCTGTGCCTGCAGTGCGATATGAACGACTGCTACAGCCGCCTGCGCAGGCTGGTGCCCACCATCCCGCCCAACAAGAAAGTGAGCAAAGTGGAGATCCTGCAGCACGTCATCGACTACATCCTGGACCTGCAGCTGGCGCTGGAGTCGCACCCGGCTCTGCTGAGGCagacgccgccgccgccgccgccgctgcagCCGCAGCCGCCTCCGCCGCCCGCGACGCCGCTCCACCCGGCGGGGACCCGTCCCGGGGCGCCGGCGCGGACGCCGCTCACGGCGCTCAACACCGACCCG GCCGGCGCCGTGAACAAGCAGGGAGACAGCATCCTGTGCCGCTGA